The following coding sequences are from one Sporomusaceae bacterium window:
- a CDS encoding helix-turn-helix domain-containing GNAT family N-acetyltransferase: MQDATLQRAAKIREFNRFYTNIIGLVNKTILDSPYSLAEARVLLELLMAGQYTATDLTRLLEIDPGYLSRILRRFRREKLLATAKAPADGRVQLLSLTDKGKSVMTAISDASTREIVDLLAGLSVDEQQQLVAHMSGIRAILSRQPQPQAEIVIRPYRAGDAGYISHRHGILYEQEYGLDKVFESYVIAGMAKFFAGGADGEIWVAEAAGQVVGCIAIVAAGPATGQLRWFLIEPAFRGSGLGRRLMNVAIGYCRQRGFNHVFLWTFRGLDAACHLYESFGFRLTEETENTTWRDKLTEQRWDLTLSEDAEQ; the protein is encoded by the coding sequence ATGCAGGACGCCACCCTGCAGCGGGCCGCCAAAATCAGGGAATTCAACCGTTTTTACACCAACATCATCGGCCTCGTCAACAAAACCATCCTCGACAGCCCCTATTCGCTGGCCGAGGCGCGTGTGCTGCTTGAGCTGCTCATGGCCGGCCAATACACCGCCACCGACCTTACCCGGCTGCTGGAAATCGACCCAGGCTACCTTAGCCGCATTCTCCGGCGTTTCAGGCGCGAGAAACTGCTGGCCACCGCCAAGGCCCCGGCCGACGGGCGCGTCCAGCTGCTGTCCCTGACCGACAAAGGCAAGAGCGTCATGACGGCAATCTCCGACGCCTCCACCCGCGAAATCGTCGACCTTCTCGCCGGCCTCAGCGTCGACGAACAGCAGCAGCTCGTCGCCCACATGTCCGGCATCCGGGCCATCCTGTCCCGCCAGCCCCAGCCGCAGGCCGAAATCGTCATCCGTCCTTACCGGGCGGGCGACGCCGGCTACATATCCCATCGCCACGGCATCCTCTACGAGCAGGAATACGGCCTCGACAAAGTCTTCGAAAGCTATGTCATCGCCGGCATGGCCAAATTTTTCGCCGGCGGCGCCGACGGCGAGATTTGGGTCGCCGAAGCCGCCGGCCAAGTCGTCGGTTGCATCGCCATCGTCGCCGCCGGCCCGGCCACCGGCCAGCTCCGCTGGTTCCTCATCGAGCCCGCCTTCCGCGGCAGCGGCCTCGGCCGCCGCCTCATGAACGTCGCCATCGGCTACTGCCGGCAACGCGGCTTTAACCACGTCTTCCTCTGGACCTTCCGCGGACTCGACGCCGCCTGCCACCTTTACGAGAGCTTCGGCTTCCGCCTTACCGAGGAAACCGAGAACACCACCTGGCGCGACAAACTCACCGAGCAGCGCTGGGACCTCACCCTGAGCGAAGACGCGGAGCAATAA
- a CDS encoding FAD-linked oxidase C-terminal domain-containing protein — protein sequence MIPSNVADQLRRIAGNENVFTEPEDLTCYSYDSTHLSALPDVVVAPLTTAEISEIIKLANAERIPVIPRGGGTCLSGGTIPVAGGIVLAMHRMNKILEIDSDNLTATVQPGVITATFHQAVEKEGLMYPPDPQSMFMSTMGGNVAENAGGPRGVKYGVTKDYVLGLEVVTPTGGIMRVGGKTIKNVSGYDLMRLFTGSEGTLGVITEITLRLVPAPEAKRTLFALFNTLDDAAEAVSSIIKNRIIPTTLELMDHKIMELIESFKPVGFPMDVEGAILIEVDGSEHDVNTQIAKVADICTACRSREVKVAKDAAEAAQLWAGRRSAFGALCANSRTVFVEDATVPRSKVPDIVKRIQEIAKKYDLVIPILGHTGDGNMHPNILTDERNAEEMKRVDAAIDEMFEAALALGGTLSGEHGIGLIKQKYMPWQFGEEGLAFMRSIKKAVDPNNILNPGKMALPEKGE from the coding sequence ATGATCCCATCTAACGTGGCCGACCAACTCCGGCGCATCGCCGGCAATGAGAACGTCTTCACCGAACCGGAAGACCTCACCTGTTATTCTTACGATTCCACCCACCTTTCGGCGCTGCCCGACGTCGTGGTCGCACCGCTGACGACGGCCGAGATCAGCGAAATCATCAAGCTGGCCAACGCCGAGCGCATCCCGGTCATCCCCCGCGGCGGCGGCACCTGTCTCTCGGGCGGCACCATCCCGGTCGCGGGCGGTATTGTCCTCGCCATGCACCGCATGAACAAGATCCTTGAAATCGACAGCGATAACCTAACGGCGACCGTCCAGCCTGGCGTCATTACCGCCACTTTTCACCAGGCGGTGGAGAAGGAAGGGCTTATGTACCCGCCCGATCCGCAGAGCATGTTCATGTCGACGATGGGCGGCAATGTGGCTGAAAACGCTGGCGGACCGCGCGGTGTGAAATACGGCGTGACCAAGGACTATGTGCTCGGCCTGGAGGTCGTCACCCCGACCGGCGGCATTATGCGGGTCGGCGGCAAGACGATCAAGAATGTGAGCGGTTACGATCTTATGCGCCTGTTCACCGGCTCGGAAGGGACGCTGGGCGTCATAACCGAGATCACGCTGCGGCTGGTGCCGGCGCCTGAGGCGAAACGGACGCTGTTCGCGCTGTTCAATACGCTCGACGACGCCGCCGAGGCGGTTTCGAGCATTATCAAAAACCGTATCATCCCCACTACCCTGGAGCTGATGGATCATAAAATCATGGAGCTGATCGAGTCCTTCAAGCCGGTCGGTTTTCCGATGGATGTCGAAGGCGCCATCCTCATCGAGGTGGACGGCAGCGAACACGATGTCAACACGCAGATCGCCAAGGTGGCCGACATCTGCACCGCGTGCCGCTCGCGCGAGGTGAAGGTGGCGAAGGACGCGGCGGAGGCCGCCCAGCTATGGGCCGGCCGCCGGTCGGCGTTCGGGGCGCTGTGCGCAAACTCGCGCACGGTGTTCGTCGAGGACGCCACGGTGCCGCGCAGCAAGGTGCCCGATATCGTCAAGCGCATCCAGGAGATCGCCAAGAAGTACGACCTGGTCATCCCCATTCTCGGTCATACCGGCGACGGCAACATGCACCCCAACATCCTGACCGACGAGCGCAACGCCGAAGAGATGAAACGGGTCGACGCCGCGATCGACGAGATGTTCGAGGCCGCGCTGGCTTTGGGCGGCACGCTTTCGGGCGAGCACGGCATCGGCCTGATCAAGCAGAAATATATGCCGTGGCAGTTCGGCGAAGAGGGCCTGGCGTTTATGCGCAGCATCAAGAAGGCTGTCGATCCGAACAACATCCTCAACCCGGGCAAGATGGCCCTCCCGGAGAAGGGTGAATGA
- a CDS encoding HD-GYP domain-containing protein yields the protein MQRVSLAVLQPGMTVASNVRGADGRLLVRNGMVLTDASIRKLNNLGIGSIYIQNPLFEAIDVPELVREDTRVKLIQELQTAFADYQKSGELDTLALRSEVKNTVAEIIGNRESMIHTFDLRTYQDYVYAHSVNVAIISVLIALNLDYNEAKLIDLALGALLHDIGMLTVPKEVILKVGNLTSTESAAMQRHANAGFEIVRKRREISTLAAHVAFQHHERFDGTGYPRRLKGEEIHEYARIVAVADIFDALIADRPYRKGMLPHEAYEIMMTLGDRYIDKTILDIFLANVAIYPIGTVVQLSGGETAVVARVQPRLQARPVVKIILDAAGAVVENSADFDLTVNLTAFITKVYKEHELFELRAFAASLPHG from the coding sequence ATGCAGCGCGTATCACTCGCCGTCTTACAGCCCGGCATGACCGTCGCCAGTAACGTGCGCGGCGCCGACGGCCGGCTGCTCGTCAGAAACGGTATGGTCCTAACCGACGCCAGCATCAGAAAACTCAACAACCTGGGCATCGGCTCGATCTACATACAGAACCCGCTTTTCGAAGCTATCGACGTTCCCGAACTCGTGCGCGAGGATACAAGGGTCAAGCTCATCCAGGAGCTCCAGACAGCCTTCGCCGACTACCAGAAAAGCGGCGAACTCGACACCCTGGCCCTGCGCAGCGAAGTAAAAAATACGGTAGCGGAGATCATCGGCAACCGCGAATCCATGATCCACACCTTCGACCTGCGCACCTATCAGGACTACGTCTACGCCCACTCGGTCAACGTCGCCATAATCTCCGTCCTTATCGCCCTCAACCTCGACTACAACGAAGCAAAACTCATCGACCTCGCCCTCGGCGCCCTCCTCCACGACATCGGCATGCTCACCGTTCCCAAGGAAGTCATCCTCAAAGTCGGCAACCTCACCTCCACCGAATCCGCAGCCATGCAGAGGCACGCCAACGCAGGCTTCGAAATAGTCCGCAAACGGCGGGAGATATCTACCCTCGCCGCCCACGTCGCCTTCCAGCATCACGAACGCTTTGACGGCACCGGCTACCCGCGCCGTCTCAAAGGCGAAGAAATCCACGAATACGCCCGTATCGTCGCCGTCGCCGACATCTTCGACGCCCTCATCGCCGACCGTCCCTACCGCAAAGGCATGCTGCCCCACGAAGCCTACGAAATAATGATGACCCTTGGCGACAGATACATCGACAAAACCATCCTCGACATCTTCCTCGCCAACGTCGCCATCTATCCCATCGGCACCGTCGTTCAGCTCAGCGGCGGCGAAACCGCGGTCGTCGCCCGCGTTCAGCCCAGGCTCCAGGCCCGGCCGGTCGTCAAAATAATCCTCGACGCCGCCGGCGCGGTCGTCGAAAACAGTGCGGATTTCGACCTCACCGTAAACCTGACCGCCTTCATAACCAAAGTATACAAAGAACACGAACTCTTCGAACTGCGCGCCTTCGCCGCCAGCCTCCCGCACGGGTGA
- a CDS encoding (Fe-S)-binding protein, producing the protein MTMKTLKEMREESEKCLRCGLCQVVCPIYNVLGSEPAVARAKVRLARELAGGNLKVTPRMKKIMSLCLNCKACVANCPSQVHTDKLVLAARAQIKDEDGLPFLLGAALKQFLPNNNLQGVAAKASYLYQNLGLQQAMRGCGLIKAVSADLANMEAVMPKFAPRTFRAELENMKLKRGGKIKVAYFLSCMTNMVNTGLGKAVVDVLERHGCDVYIPPEVQCCGTPQLAYGDVETAAELAKNNARLLAATGADYILTDCGTCGDMLRNYEELVPEAAGFTAKVMDISEFLVDKLGVKPGDKPVEAVVTYHDSCHLNRGQKVNSQPRAILKAIPGLTLKEMAEADRCCGGAGSFAMTNYELSMKVLDRKMNNIKAVNPDMVAAGCPACKMQLEHGLERHNMKVPVVHPIELLARTY; encoded by the coding sequence ATGACCATGAAAACGCTGAAAGAGATGCGGGAAGAGTCCGAAAAGTGTCTGCGCTGCGGTCTCTGCCAGGTGGTATGCCCGATTTATAATGTACTGGGAAGCGAGCCGGCCGTGGCCCGCGCCAAGGTTCGCCTAGCCCGCGAGCTGGCGGGCGGCAACCTCAAGGTGACGCCGCGGATGAAAAAGATCATGTCGCTGTGCCTGAACTGCAAGGCGTGCGTGGCCAACTGCCCGTCGCAGGTGCATACCGACAAGCTGGTGCTGGCGGCGCGGGCGCAGATCAAGGACGAGGACGGGCTTCCCTTCCTCCTCGGCGCCGCCCTCAAGCAGTTTCTGCCCAACAATAACCTGCAGGGCGTGGCCGCCAAGGCATCTTACCTGTACCAAAACCTCGGGTTGCAGCAGGCGATGCGCGGCTGCGGCCTGATCAAGGCGGTGTCCGCCGATCTTGCCAATATGGAAGCGGTAATGCCGAAGTTTGCGCCCCGCACCTTCCGGGCCGAGCTTGAAAATATGAAGCTCAAGCGGGGCGGCAAAATCAAGGTGGCTTACTTCCTGAGCTGCATGACCAACATGGTCAACACGGGGCTGGGCAAAGCGGTGGTCGACGTGCTGGAACGCCACGGCTGCGATGTATATATTCCGCCGGAAGTGCAGTGCTGCGGGACGCCGCAGCTGGCGTACGGCGACGTGGAAACCGCTGCCGAGCTGGCGAAGAACAATGCCAGGCTGCTGGCGGCGACGGGCGCGGACTATATCCTGACCGACTGCGGGACGTGCGGCGATATGCTGCGGAATTACGAGGAGCTGGTCCCGGAAGCCGCCGGCTTTACCGCGAAGGTGATGGACATCAGCGAATTCCTCGTCGACAAGCTGGGCGTGAAGCCCGGCGACAAGCCGGTGGAGGCGGTGGTGACTTACCACGATTCCTGCCATCTCAACCGCGGCCAGAAGGTCAACAGCCAACCGCGGGCAATCCTCAAGGCCATTCCGGGGCTGACGCTGAAGGAGATGGCCGAGGCCGACCGCTGCTGCGGCGGCGCCGGCTCGTTCGCGATGACCAACTATGAACTGTCGATGAAGGTCCTCGACCGGAAGATGAACAACATCAAGGCGGTTAACCCCGATATGGTGGCCGCCGGCTGCCCGGCGTGCAAGATGCAGCTGGAGCACGGGCTTGAGCGCCATAATATGAAGGTGCCGGTTGTTCACCCGATAGAGCTGCTGGCAAGAACGTACTGA
- a CDS encoding NifU family protein yields the protein MDKLNEIIAAKVRPALRAHGGDIELVELTADGILKVRLTGACATCPGAQQTLTDVVAAALREAAPEVREIVPVFQADEDLIRQALAILRKGRESKDG from the coding sequence ATGGATAAACTCAACGAAATCATCGCCGCAAAAGTTCGCCCGGCGCTCCGCGCCCACGGCGGCGACATCGAACTTGTCGAACTTACCGCCGACGGCATCCTCAAGGTCAGGCTGACCGGCGCCTGCGCCACCTGCCCCGGCGCTCAGCAGACCCTCACCGACGTCGTCGCCGCCGCCCTCCGGGAGGCCGCGCCCGAAGTCCGCGAAATCGTCCCCGTCTTCCAGGCCGACGAAGACCTTATCCGCCAGGCGCTCGCCATCCTCCGCAAAGGGCGGGAGAGCAAGGATGGCTGA